From Hypanus sabinus isolate sHypSab1 chromosome 26, sHypSab1.hap1, whole genome shotgun sequence:
TGCCCTGCATTGTATCCTTGCATTTTCCCTCCGGAGGTGTCACACCTCACGTTTATctgtgttaaactccatctgccatttcccagcccatatctgcaacagatctatatcatgctgtattctttgccagtcttctacattatccacaaccccaccaatcttggaatcatccacaaatttactaacccacctatatgcattttcatccagatcatttatatacattacacACAGCAGAGGCCTCTATAGAACGGGACTAATCATCCTTCGGAGTGTTGGAGGCGAGGGCCACAGATCGGGTGCACGCACTCGTCTTCTTCACCCCCCAGCGTTGGTGAATCAAGAGCAAGAGGGCTCAGGTTTAATGCGAGAGGGCAGAGATTTTACAGGAATCTGAGAGGCAAACTTTCCCCCTCAGACGGTGGTCCGtatttggaacaagctgccagaggacgtggttgaggcaggtacattaacgatgtttaaaagacacttgggtGGGTGCACAAATAGGAAAGGTGTCAAGGTTCAAGTGTATTTTGTTATGTGTATgtggaaacacacagtgaaatgcactgtttgtgTTACCAACCAGCAGaagctgaggatgtgctgggggctgcccgtaGGTATGCCATGCTTTCCACTGCCAACATTGTAGACCCACACTGCAGGGCAGAAAACAAGCTCCTTTCCTCCCTCCTGTGCACAATACACACAGTCCTTTaacaacaccccccaccccagctccagactccaacggacaagGACCAGGGACTGCAGACACCAGGCTTCGACCTCCCCGCCCGAATGACAGAGGTGCACGGGCCTTGGCCACCGATTTGTTCCCGGGCCTCGATCCTCAGCATCGGTCACCAAACTCCGGTCCCGCCCATCTGCAAACCTGGGGATGGGGGTCCACCAGACCTCGGTCCTCCGACTCCAAAGCACACCGGCAACTCTCTGGCCTCGGGAGGAGGGAGGCTCGACTGCGCGGGTCTGCTGGACGACGTCCGACCTCTGACCACGGGTGCCATTCATCTAATGCTGAGCCGAGCTTCAGACTCCAGACTGACCTCGAATTCCCCACAAATCCCAATACCACTCTCTGTACCTATAACAACAATAATCTGAGTTTACAGAGGTGCGGACCAATGGACTAGCTTAGACGGAATCGCAGTTGAGCAGCCTGTTCCTGTAACTTTACAGTTGCCACTTACTCAGACTGTTATATCCCTTGCAGGATCTCAGAGTCTGTGTTACGACAGTTCTCTACCCGGTCTAACGCACTTCCTCCCATCTCGTGGGGTCCTGGTTTACGCAACAGCCTCTAATGTCGTTTAAGAGGCTCTCAGAGAATAGAGTGACATGGGCACAGTGCCAGAAGAAGGGATTAGTTTCATTAGCAGCTTGTttcttgggctgaatggcctgttcctgtgctgtactcttgtCTCCTTGCTGGAAACCTAAATACCCTACGTCAATAGGTACACCCCAGTCGACGCTCCCTGCCACTTCATCAGCAGTCTTCTTAGAACCATGCTTATTAACCTTCTCTTCCCCAATCCTTCCCCTTCCTCTCAaccccacactctctccccaatcccctgaCCCCCGCAAATGCCCCCTGTAatcttccaccctcccctccagtatttccccattctccatctacCACCCCCACCTCTCTCGGCTCCTCTGcaaaccctccctctctccccctccccttttcctcaGTGTCTGGCCCCTCCCCCTCATATCCCCCCAAACCCCCTTCTACCTCTGCCCCACCCCTCTtactccctccctttcttcccacattcccctCACTCCCACCTCTCTGCGGTCCCTCTTGCTCCCAGCCTCCCCTCGTCCCATTCGCTCCCTCCCCTTCGTCCCCCTCCgcatcctcctctctctctctctctctctccctccctcccttcctctttctccctcccgccctccctctctttggctttctgTTGAACAGGAAGGTGTAGGAGGGGTTTGGACGATGGGTGGGGTGTTGACGTGGGTCAGTCACCCTCTCTCTGTTGGATGCTCCCCTGCAGGACCCTGCTGACCGCAGCCCCAGGGGGATCCCGGTTCCCGCTCCAGCGCCGGACCCGGCCGGTTGTAGCTCGCAGGGACCCACGGGTGGGACGGGGCGACAGCCCCCCTCGACAGCTCCTGGCCGCAGCCCCAGCCCTCGCCATCAGCAGCAAGTTCCCCTTCCTGGGGCGTTGGAGGAGGTGAGCGAGTGGTGGGGTGTCGCAAGACGCCTCGCCGGATAGAGAAGGAAGGACGGGGGCTTGATACTGACCGATGTCCCAGAGAAGAAATCACACTGCCTGTTGTTAACTCAGCTGGTGCCCGActgggagaggggcagagagagtaaaataggacagagaaacagagagattgagacattggcaaaagaaaaaaaagcaggAGATTAGAGAGCAGATCGCAATAGAGAGAGAAGTagaggggggagagtgagagagaggacaggAGACAGGGAGTGAGAGGGGTAGAGAGTGACAGATTGGTCTGGGCCCTGCCCCCACCCGTGTGACCTTTGCACCAAGGAAGGGAGCGTTGAGCCCCACACGGGACAGGGCACGAGGGCAGGGGACAAAATGTCCACCTCCGAGCCCCACCTATACAACTGCAGCCGGGGGCCTGGGACACCCCAGCATCCCTTTGGGACGAGGGGCGAGGCAGGGCTGGGCGAGGCCGAGGCCTCCATCGACTTGGCGGGCTACGTGATGGAGGGCAGCGAGGAGTTCCTGTCCGACCTCTTCTCCAAGCAGGAGCGGCTGAAGGCTGAGGTCCCCCCCTTCCACTACCCATTCTCCTCAGCCCCTCAGCCCTACTACGCCCAGCCCTACGGTGCCGAGCGCAAGGCAGGGGGACGCTTGGCCTACGAAGCAGGCCCACCCCCCGTGAAGGAGGAGCCGGCTGACGGGGGTGCACACAGCCTGACGCCGGCCTACCAGGCCCTGCACTACCAGGTGACCCATGTGGGGCAGACCAATGTACAACTAGGCCCAGGATCCATGATGGGCCATTCAGCCAACCGGCTTTACAAGGTGAggctcctttcttcctcattctccCTCCTCAATCCTCCTCCCTCCTTCCAACTGTCCAACTTTACAAGGTGAGGCTCCTCACCCCTTATTTTTAACACCTCTCTGCTCACACACACCTTCCCATTTCCCCAACCTACTCACCACACACTCCCACCCTCACTCCTACTAGCCCCTACCCTCCTCACACCCTCATTCCCTCAGCACCTCCACTccccaccttcccctctcccccccattCTCCCAATTCCTCCCCATTCCCCCTCTACCTGCATACCATTCCCATTTACTCTCCCTTTCCCCCCCTTCCCATCCTCATACCCCTCCTCTGTTCTGTCCCTCACACCCCTCGCCTGtccaccccttcccttctcctatcctccccctcactttccatcctcacctcatcaccctctttctctctccgtctccctccccatccccctatcctccccttcccttccccctcaccgtccccttcctccactccttaccaccctcccctccctccactatgCTCCTCTTTCAGTATtattccccatcctcctcccctaTCCGTCCTCTCCCTGTACCCTCCTCATCACTCCCGTCACCCTCCcactcctttcctccctccccatcattccCTTTCCCtattcttccccatcctcctccccttctccatctcctcctcccctccccttcccctcctcttccccttccccctccccatcctccccttccccctccccatcctccccttccccctccccatcctccccttcccaacccttcccttccccatcccctcctCCCCTATCCCCTCCTCCCCTATCCCCtcctcccctatccctctcattcccctcccactcactctccaccaccctctcccacctcctcccctctctcagcTCCCTCCCTTCACCCTCTTCCCCTCCTGCACCTCACcgtcttctccctcccctccccctttcaaccctcccagtcccccttatCACCTCCTTCTCGTccccctctcactccctccccgagTCTCTCTCATGGCTCCCCTGCGCCTTCGCTCCACAGGCTCCGGTGTCGGTCGGCAGCGCGGTGGGTCCCTGTCCCCCGGGCCTGCGGGAGCGCTTGCCGCTCGGCGGTAAGACGAAGAAGGCGGTGAACAAGGACAGCATGGAGTACCGTCTCCGTCGGGAGCGCAACAACATCGCGGTGCGTAAGAGCCGCGACAAGGCCAAGCGCAGGAACCTGGAGACGCAGCAGAAAGCGCTGGAGTTCATGTCGGAGAACGAGCGGCTGCGGAGCCGGGTCGAGCAGCTGACCCAGGAACTGGAGACCCTGCGCGGTCTCTTCCGCCAGCTGCCCGAGGCTGGGGCAACCCATTCCCGGCCCTAGGCTCCGCCGGAGCAGGGGCGCAGGGCGGGGAAGGGGTGGGTGGGTTTATCCGGGTCGGGGTTCCCCCGAGGGGTGTTTGCGAGCtgctggggtgggtgggtgggggtccCCCGGCAGCCGGGACGGGGCCCCCTCCTGGGTTTTGGTGGACGAGGTGCGATTTAAATGTGATATAGCTTCGGTGGGGTTCGGGAGTTCGAACGGTTTTTCATTTGTGGTGCTGCGGTTCGGTAGGATGATATTTGGATAACGATTGACACACATTTACCACGGTACAGtgagaaaagcttgtcttgcagatTGTGCAAAAGCTTGTTGttgcagatcagatcattactcgGCACTTTGAGGCAGAGCGAAGGCAAagagtaacaatgcagaatgaagtgtgaaGTCACAAGCTGGAGGTaaggatcataacgaggtagacctGAGGTCAGGAGTCTGTCTGAAGGTACGGGtcctgatgacagcggggtagaagctgtccctgagcctggtgggaccTGCTTTCAGGCCTTTGTGTCTTCAGTGGGGAGAGGAGCGAATGTCCTGTGTGGCTGAGATCTTCCAGGAAGCAAGAGGTGTTGGCGGAGTCAGAGGCTGGTTTCCAAGTGGCCATGGTTTCTTGTGGTGTTGGATCTGCGTTGGGCTCTGGTTGCATTTTGGCAGTgccttttttggggggggggggcggtggtttGGTAGGTGGGGAGGACTCGTGGCTCACTGGCTCCATAGTTTGTTGAGTTTGGTCATTAGAAAGTTTACTTCAGTGATCGAGTTTGGTGGAGTATTTTGTTGGGTCGTGGTTGTGTTTGGTAATTAGAATAGTTTTGCATAATGGTTGGTTTCCATAGTTGGTTGTGTTGGGTTATGGTTGGTTTCGGTAGTTGGAATGGTTTTGTTGGGTTATGGTTGGTTTCCATAGTTGGTTTTGTTGGGTTATGGTTGGTTTTGGTTGTTGGAATGGTTTTGTTGGGTTACCACGCAAACACAAGGGTCTGAGTCttgacaaagtgtctcagcccgaaacgtcgacagtgcttctccctatagatgctgcctggcctgctgtgttccaccagcattttgtgtgtgtggttggatTACGGTTGGTTTCAGTAGTTGGAATGATTGTGTTGGATTATGGTTGGTTTCAGTAGTTGGAGTGGTTGTGTTGGACTATGGTCGGTTTCAGTAGTTGGAATGATTGTGTTGGATTATGGTTGGTTTCGGTAGTTGGAATGGTTGTGTTGGGTTATGGTTGGTTTCGGTAGTTGGAATGGTTGTGTTGGGTTATGGTTGGTTTCGGTAGTTGGAGTGGTTGTGTTGGGTTATGGTTGGTTTCGGTAGTTGGAGTGGTTGTGTTGGGTTATGGTTGGTTTCGGTAGTTGGAATGGCTGTGTTGGGTTATGGTTGGTTTCGGTAGTTGGAATGGCTGTGTTGGGTTATGGTTGGTTTCGGTAGTTGGAGTGGTTGTGTTGGGTTATGGTTGGTTTCAGTAGTTGGAATGATTGTGTTGGATTATGGTTGGTTTCAGTAGTTGGAGTGGTTGTGTTGGACTATGGTCGGTTTCAGTAGTTGGAATGATTGTGTTGGATTATGGTTGGTTTCGGTAGTTGGAATGGTTGTGTTGGGTTATGGTTGGTTTCGGTAGTTGGAATGGTTGTGTTGGGTTATGGTTGGTTTCGGTAGTTGGAGTGGTTGTGTTGGGTTATGGTTGGTTTCGGTAGTTGGAGTGGTTGTGTTGGGTTATGGTTGGTTTCGGTAGTTGGAATGGCTGTGTTGGGTTATGGTTGGTTTCGGTAGTTGGAATGGCTGTGTTGGGTTATGGTTGGTTTCGGTAGTTGGAGTGGTTGTGTTGGGTTATGGTTGGTTTCAGTAGTTGGAATGATTGTGTTGGATTATGGTTGGTTTCAGTAGTTGGAGTGGTTGTGTTGGACTATGGTCGGTTTCAGTAGTTGGAATGATTGTGTTGGATTATGGTTGGTTTCGGTAGTTGGAATGGTTGTGTTGGGTTATGGTTGGTTTCGGTAGTTGGAATGGCTGTGTTGGGTTATGGTTGGTTTCGGTAGTTGGAATGGCTGTGTTGGGTTATGGTTGGTTTCGGTAGTTGGAGTGGTTGTGTTGGGTTATGGTTGGTTTCAGTAGTTGGAATGATTGTGTTGGATTATGGTTGGTTTCAGTAGTTGGAGTGGTTGTGTTGGGTTATGGTTGGTTTCAGTAGTTGGAATGATTGTGTTGGACTATGGTCGGTTTCAGTAGTTGGAATGATTGTGTTGGATTATGGTTGGTTTCGGTAGTTGGAATGGTTGTGTTGGGTTATGGTTGGTTTCGGTAGTTGGAATGGTTGTGTTGGGTTATGGTTGGTTTCGGTAGTTGGAGTGGTTGTGTTGGGTTATGGTTGGTTTCGGTAGTTGGAGTGGTTGTGTTGGGTTATGGTTGGTTTCGGTAGTTGGAATGGCTGTGTTGGGTTATGGTTGGTTTCGGTAGTTGGAATGGCTGTGTTGGGTTATGGTTGGTTTCGGTAGTTGGAGTAGTTGTGTTGGGTTATGGTTGGTTTCGGTAGTTGGAGTGGTTTTGTTGGACTATGGTCGGTTTCAGTAGTTGGAATGGCTGTGTTGGGTTGTGATTGGTTAGGAGGGACTGAAGTGGGCACTGGTCAGTCAGTAGCTGATTGCCCGGTGGATCAGGCTGACCTCACTGGGAGGAGGCTTGGAGCTGTGCCTACCTCCTCCCAATAATTAAACGGTTAATTCTTAGCTCTCTCTCAGTTCAGCTGCCAGGGTCCCCGGGAGTGGTGCTGCCTGCAGGGCGGGGACCCGTGGCGGCAAACTGGCAAACGGTTTTAATCTTTCACCTTTGACCTTGGATGCCGGTTGGGTGGGGAGGAGAGGtcacggggaggggtgggggggttgtcACAACATAACTGAAGCTGTGAAATAAACAATGTCATTGTTCGAAGATTGTGCCCAAGGCTTGTGACTTCCATAGCCCCAGGCGGCTTTGAGGATGACAGAGCAAAGCTCCCTCTCCTCCCAACCCTTCTCTTCACATCCTGCCCCGGTGCTGGGCTGACCTCAAGGCAAGGGCCAAAACTGCTGACCCTTCACCTCCCGCTTGCTTCATTGGTCACACAGTTGACCCGTGACCCACCAAGCTTTGTGAGCGTTCTCTGGTACAGCGACACAGATAGAAACTTCACCACAACACAGCGGGACTGCTCTCtgctctgtggggggggggggtaataagGGCAGGGAGTACCAAGCAAGAGACCCTCCAGCTCCTCGCTGGCAATATGGGAAGAAGGGCAGCCCTCTTGCGCAGGAAAGTGTTGGGGAGATCAACTGGCCCATTTCCCAATCCTCGATGCATTGTGGGAAGAAGGGCAAGTGGCCGCCAGCACGAGGTGAGGGCAACAGGCCCAGTTTCTAATCCCTCCCCACTGCATTGTGGGAAGAAGGGCAAGTGGCCGCCAGCACGAGGTGAGGGCAACAGGCCCAGTTTCTAATCCCTCCCCACTGCATTGTGGGAAGAAGGGCAAGTGGCCGCCAGCACGAGGTGAGGGCAACAGGCCCAGTTTCTAATCCCTCCCCActgcattgtgggcagaagggcataCCTGGTGAGGCAACCGAATCATGGGCACAGTGTGCATCGTGGCAAGGAGTGCAGTCGTTCTCAACGAAGGAgtgaggctaactggcctgtctCCCTGTCCTTCCCACGGCCCAGAGCATCAGGGTGCCAAGAGATGAAGTTAATTGGCTTCCTACTAATGGACACCTAGTGCATTTGCAAAGAAGGGCACCAGCTAATTGGCCTGGTTTACTATCCATCCCATAGGTACCAGGGTGCATTGTGGGAAGAAGGTCATTCACATTGGGTGCCCACATGAGGAGGGGGGGCATCCCCATGGCAAGAGAAGATGTTATCGTAGTGGGTACCGCAGAGGTGGGGGCTGAGGGGAGGGAAGAACACAGCCTATTTATTGTACTCACACAGGGATGTTCTCTGAATTGTCTCAACATGGTGGCCTCTTCCTCCTCTCAGCTCAGCTTCCTACCCCTCCCAAAAAGCCTCGTGCTCCAAGACCTCTTCCCGGGGCCATGACCTGCCACCTGTCCCCCTCTGCCAGCCTCTGCCCATGACGTTGCTCGGGGAACCCTGCGTTCTGCTTTCCGCGCACCCTCTCCTCGT
This genomic window contains:
- the LOC132381370 gene encoding CCAAT/enhancer-binding protein epsilon-like, encoding MSTSEPHLYNCSRGPGTPQHPFGTRGEAGLGEAEASIDLAGYVMEGSEEFLSDLFSKQERLKAEVPPFHYPFSSAPQPYYAQPYGAERKAGGRLAYEAGPPPVKEEPADGGAHSLTPAYQALHYQVTHVGQTNVQLGPGSMMGHSANRLYKAPVSVGSAVGPCPPGLRERLPLGGKTKKAVNKDSMEYRLRRERNNIAVRKSRDKAKRRNLETQQKALEFMSENERLRSRVEQLTQELETLRGLFRQLPEAGATHSRP